A portion of the Wolbachia endosymbiont of Oedothorax gibbosus genome contains these proteins:
- the purC gene encoding phosphoribosylaminoimidazolesuccinocarboxamide synthase, with protein sequence MSLNKTIYEGKAKAIIETEDSSTVIQHFKDDVTAFNKEKYEIIDGKGIINNHVSAFIMEKLEKAGISTHFIKTLNEREQLVKKLKIIPLEVVVRNVAAGSFCKRFNIKEGERLASPIIEFFYKNDDLADPMVSENHILYFDWLSSKEMDEIKTTTLKINEILVDLFSNASIYLIDLKLEFGRLINDSTKIVLADEISPDNCRLWDKNTYKKLDKDVFRLNLGDLKEAYSEVAKRLSVKLG encoded by the coding sequence ATGTCACTGAATAAAACGATATACGAAGGTAAAGCGAAAGCCATTATTGAAACTGAAGACTCATCAACTGTTATACAGCACTTTAAAGATGATGTTACAGCATTCAATAAGGAAAAATATGAAATAATCGATGGTAAAGGGATAATTAATAATCATGTTAGTGCTTTTATCATGGAAAAGCTTGAGAAAGCAGGAATTAGCACGCACTTTATAAAAACTCTAAATGAAAGAGAACAGCTAGTCAAAAAACTCAAGATAATACCTCTTGAGGTGGTAGTTAGAAATGTTGCAGCTGGCAGCTTTTGCAAACGTTTTAATATTAAAGAAGGTGAGAGGCTTGCATCTCCTATAATCGAATTTTTTTACAAAAATGATGACCTAGCCGACCCAATGGTAAGTGAAAATCACATACTGTATTTTGATTGGCTATCTAGCAAAGAAATGGATGAAATTAAAACTACAACTTTAAAGATCAACGAAATCTTAGTCGACCTATTTTCAAATGCAAGTATATATTTAATTGACCTCAAGTTAGAATTTGGCAGATTAATAAATGACAGTACTAAAATCGTTTTAGCTGATGAAATTAGCCCTGATAACTGCAGATTATGGGATAAAAATACTTATAAAAAGCTAGATAAAGATGTCTTTCGTTTGAATTTAGGAGATTTAAAGGAAGCATACTCAGAAGTTGCAAAAAGACTGTCAGTAAAGTTAGGTTAA
- the rplS gene encoding 50S ribosomal protein L19, with protein sequence MTNLLKKFNEQQMQVLAKEVPEFRPGDDLKITFKVVDGASERIQIFEGVCISKRNRGLHSSFAVRKVSHGESIVSQFFVYSPALVSVQVTRKGKVRRAKLYYLCKLFGKAARIKERTTYVKKKSK encoded by the coding sequence ATGACAAATTTACTTAAAAAATTTAACGAACAGCAAATGCAAGTGTTAGCTAAAGAAGTACCAGAATTTCGTCCTGGCGATGATCTGAAGATTACTTTCAAGGTAGTTGATGGTGCAAGTGAGCGTATACAGATATTTGAAGGTGTATGTATATCAAAAAGGAACCGCGGGTTACATTCTTCTTTTGCAGTCAGAAAAGTAAGTCATGGAGAAAGTATAGTGTCTCAGTTTTTTGTTTATTCACCTGCACTGGTTTCAGTGCAAGTGACAAGAAAAGGAAAGGTTCGTAGAGCAAAACTGTATTATCTGTGCAAGCTATTTGGAAAGGCTGCAAGGATCAAAGAACGTACTACTTATGTTAAAAAGAAATCTAAGTAG
- a CDS encoding peptidase M2 codes for MSINQQINKNITKEEYFNNKHIIEISDLNIKVEVYSHNLRASKIANIESEIRETATNFKNAFELERNSSEQTFKIYMFDDKDDYTHLGGSERFGSYLGDEGGKCYYKGEADVFAEMYVYQQGGVHNLQHEFAHGLTYLATGGKSLPTVLMEGIADYFEHHSDHKFNSQGSSIDKTEAANLDLDKILSLEYSKDSEENSLVYKTGHALIMYLQEKDPSLLRDYLDALCKGDSHKSGNFLDQIRGHNDAFKDWLDLNDTDTAMEHLNALQVTKGDFIATGQEIVGGEIKNVSYYRANIEKMDGENVGSFSPVEHVAFYDVARAINRATNDKLDISKEYNFLKVVKTSDGQNKLTYSDQQGNEYQNSQEYKNQALRILSKYDTEIKNQVDEFDNLNKERGEMYQKYHKGEITIEELRNEENTKYRPAFLKFDQLKNKAVDEIENNSQAAKILDGLVNIDSNLIRGTNHIDLQEGKIFSIKALGKGDMGALSIYDGNTKLGELLSESGFFKQVEGQTKETFVFEDILHNLNTQYDGGAYMAVTQENGQYKASLIDGRTVKRDEYFDEAHLHENELLHPSTGHIQKDLDSLLLRGAKILNHQDSKHAQYSDEQRESGVIVEKEILLDDKGTDRTDDDVYEAVVKQGDERLHEFKNMGFYITEEVKNERGEVINESNLFIHDHGKNIRFQLPTSITHLKLVEKDGAYKLVPVTKDGDEHPIGMPNISDEYRYIDPIFAHEYEKRDYSHKHVNVGLINLEKYGSGKLFAIKYDPNDYHIQRNSSGEIVRIKDQTYFTKVKLFDGDEEIGMLSNNFHNFKGKIFFSADYNYSYNDFLASVSPQVEIEDMGNGSKKITFDQGSGDIGDTNRGYTDHQRIYTRETESPKEQVSVSKKETEVDTSHRTTNVIAQAAKEQTVMREDEMQSDQSISSQSLTRTKRASLVEEKEQVILKDTILKIEKSREQDSEGKHKANVTIDYNDVKALYDRAEGEDKGSVLKFWHKLAESGYKVGTLPEDKYYFEKGKFVIHDSGAKKLIVLPEDKVSIKIMKDGNHYDLAISNNDNGKVISSITKIDNLNYELLSDTNGFSLETQDSTIFSGQHNEYNLYLENGFAKMFDCASDHIYHDHNSAYI; via the coding sequence ATGTCGATCAATCAACAAATAAATAAAAATATAACTAAAGAAGAATATTTCAACAATAAGCATATTATAGAAATTAGTGATTTAAACATTAAAGTAGAGGTTTATTCTCATAATTTAAGAGCAAGTAAAATTGCTAACATTGAAAGTGAGATAAGAGAAACAGCTACTAATTTTAAAAACGCATTCGAGTTAGAACGCAACAGTTCAGAACAAACATTTAAAATTTACATGTTTGATGACAAGGATGATTACACTCACCTTGGCGGAAGCGAGCGTTTCGGTTCTTACCTTGGAGATGAGGGTGGTAAATGTTACTACAAAGGGGAAGCTGATGTTTTTGCTGAAATGTATGTCTATCAGCAAGGTGGCGTTCATAACCTTCAGCATGAATTTGCACATGGTTTAACTTACTTGGCTACAGGAGGCAAATCTTTACCTACAGTATTAATGGAAGGAATTGCAGATTACTTTGAGCACCATTCAGATCATAAATTCAATTCTCAAGGGTCAAGTATTGATAAAACCGAAGCTGCAAATTTGGATTTAGATAAAATTTTAAGTTTAGAATATTCAAAGGACAGCGAAGAAAATAGTTTGGTTTATAAAACAGGTCATGCGTTGATAATGTACTTACAGGAAAAAGATCCTAGTTTATTAAGAGACTACCTAGATGCTTTGTGTAAAGGTGATTCACATAAGTCAGGAAATTTTCTAGATCAAATAAGAGGCCATAATGATGCCTTTAAAGACTGGCTTGATTTGAATGACACAGATACTGCAATGGAACATCTCAACGCTTTGCAAGTTACAAAAGGAGATTTTATAGCAACTGGTCAAGAAATAGTGGGTGGAGAAATTAAAAATGTATCCTACTATAGAGCAAATATAGAAAAAATGGATGGAGAAAACGTTGGAAGTTTTTCTCCTGTAGAACACGTTGCATTTTATGATGTTGCTCGTGCTATCAATAGGGCAACAAATGATAAACTTGATATATCAAAGGAATATAATTTCCTCAAGGTGGTAAAAACTTCCGATGGACAGAATAAACTAACTTACTCTGACCAACAAGGTAATGAGTACCAAAACAGTCAAGAGTATAAAAATCAGGCTTTAAGGATATTATCAAAATATGATACAGAAATTAAGAATCAGGTAGATGAATTTGATAATTTGAATAAAGAACGTGGTGAAATGTATCAAAAATATCATAAAGGAGAGATTACTATTGAAGAGTTACGTAATGAGGAAAATACAAAATACAGACCAGCATTTTTAAAGTTTGATCAACTAAAAAACAAAGCTGTTGATGAAATTGAAAATAATTCCCAAGCAGCAAAAATATTAGATGGGCTGGTCAATATCGATTCAAACTTGATAAGAGGTACAAATCATATTGACCTACAAGAAGGTAAGATTTTTTCCATAAAGGCTCTTGGTAAAGGAGATATGGGTGCACTGTCTATATATGACGGAAATACAAAGCTTGGAGAATTATTAAGTGAATCAGGATTCTTCAAACAAGTTGAAGGCCAAACTAAAGAAACTTTCGTTTTTGAGGATATATTGCACAACTTAAATACTCAATATGATGGTGGTGCTTATATGGCAGTTACACAAGAAAATGGTCAGTATAAAGCTTCTTTAATAGACGGCAGAACAGTTAAACGCGATGAATACTTTGATGAGGCGCATTTACATGAGAATGAGTTGTTGCATCCTAGCACTGGACACATCCAAAAAGATTTAGATTCTCTACTTCTTAGAGGTGCCAAAATCTTGAATCATCAGGATTCAAAACATGCTCAATATTCTGATGAGCAAAGAGAAAGCGGTGTAATCGTAGAAAAAGAAATATTATTGGATGATAAAGGGACTGATAGGACAGACGACGATGTATACGAAGCGGTTGTAAAGCAAGGAGACGAGCGCTTACATGAGTTCAAAAATATGGGCTTCTATATTACTGAAGAGGTGAAAAATGAAAGAGGTGAAGTTATAAATGAAAGTAACTTGTTCATTCATGATCATGGAAAAAACATAAGGTTTCAATTACCAACTAGTATCACTCATCTAAAATTAGTGGAAAAAGACGGAGCATATAAGCTTGTTCCGGTGACGAAAGATGGTGATGAACATCCAATAGGTATGCCAAATATATCAGATGAATATAGATATATAGATCCAATATTTGCACATGAATATGAGAAGAGAGATTATTCCCATAAACATGTAAATGTGGGCCTTATAAACTTAGAGAAATATGGCTCTGGTAAACTTTTTGCTATAAAGTACGACCCAAATGATTATCACATACAAAGAAACTCCAGCGGTGAAATAGTTAGAATAAAAGATCAAACATATTTCACTAAAGTAAAATTGTTTGATGGTGATGAAGAAATTGGAATGTTGTCTAATAATTTTCACAATTTTAAAGGAAAAATATTCTTTTCTGCTGACTACAACTACAGTTATAACGATTTCCTAGCATCTGTTTCTCCTCAAGTTGAAATTGAGGATATGGGAAATGGAAGTAAAAAAATAACTTTTGATCAAGGCAGTGGCGATATCGGTGATACTAATAGAGGCTACACTGACCATCAAAGGATATACACAAGGGAAACCGAAAGTCCAAAAGAACAGGTAAGTGTAAGCAAAAAGGAGACAGAAGTTGATACTTCACATAGAACTACTAATGTTATTGCACAAGCCGCTAAAGAACAAACTGTCATGAGAGAAGACGAAATGCAATCTGATCAGTCAATTTCATCACAAAGTTTAACAAGAACGAAAAGAGCATCTTTAGTGGAGGAGAAAGAGCAGGTAATATTGAAAGACACAATTCTCAAAATAGAAAAGAGTCGCGAGCAAGATTCAGAAGGAAAGCATAAGGCAAATGTAACCATAGATTATAATGATGTGAAAGCTTTGTATGATAGGGCAGAAGGAGAAGATAAAGGCTCTGTGTTAAAGTTTTGGCACAAATTGGCTGAATCAGGATATAAGGTTGGTACTTTGCCGGAAGACAAATACTATTTTGAAAAAGGCAAATTCGTAATCCACGATAGTGGCGCAAAGAAACTTATAGTGTTACCTGAAGATAAGGTGTCCATCAAAATAATGAAGGATGGCAATCATTATGATTTAGCTATATCTAATAATGATAATGGTAAAGTGATAAGTAGCATTACCAAAATAGACAACTTAAACTATGAGTTGCTGTCAGATACAAACGGTTTCAGCTTAGAAACACAAGATAGCACTATATTTTCAGGTCAACATAACGAATATAATCTTTATCTAGAGAATGGCTTTGCGAAAATGTTTGATTGCGCAAGCGACCACATTTATCACGACCACAACTCGGCCTACATCTAA
- the pstA gene encoding phosphate ABC transporter permease PstA, giving the protein MSIKKKFLKLLQSRRVHARIKRKNKKNRALRFCSFTALVISLGCPVCILLSILVNSYSALTVTKILLPVEINADLTLASNPSDLRYKSIGLLNDSLRKVFKGTDFKDSDEILSRNSYKELEKFFRKKVKGSGEYEIWFTASSIINSINKDKHLNDHYAKLLDWLKEKGRVKKFFNKSLFLKSDSREPENAGILGAFIGSLMTIIVCLALALPIGIMSGICLYEFMPKNRLMTNIVEISINNLAAVPSIIFGVVGLTLYLGIFGLPRSSPLVGGMTLSFMMLPNIIIATKNAFANVPITIKDAAFALGAPHIKVILDHSLPIALPRIIHGTVLAIARILGESSPLLMIGMVAFVADTPTSFFDPATVLPVQIYIWSSSPEIAFVELAAIAIIALLLVLFALNLVANFVKKKFEFFNF; this is encoded by the coding sequence ATGAGCATAAAGAAAAAATTCCTTAAATTACTTCAGTCAAGGCGTGTACATGCTCGTATAAAAAGGAAAAATAAAAAGAACAGAGCGTTACGCTTTTGTTCTTTCACGGCACTAGTTATCTCACTTGGCTGTCCTGTGTGTATACTGCTCAGTATATTAGTTAACTCTTACAGTGCCTTAACAGTAACGAAAATTTTATTGCCAGTTGAAATAAATGCTGATCTTACTTTGGCGAGTAATCCTAGTGATTTGCGGTATAAGTCAATTGGCTTACTCAACGATTCTTTACGTAAGGTGTTTAAAGGAACTGATTTTAAAGACAGTGACGAAATTTTAAGTCGTAATTCTTACAAAGAACTAGAGAAATTTTTTCGTAAGAAAGTGAAAGGTAGTGGTGAATATGAGATCTGGTTTACCGCGTCAAGTATAATTAATTCAATAAATAAAGATAAACATTTGAATGATCATTATGCTAAATTACTTGATTGGCTAAAAGAAAAAGGGAGAGTGAAAAAATTTTTTAATAAGTCTTTATTCCTTAAATCTGACTCTCGTGAACCTGAGAATGCAGGGATTTTAGGGGCGTTTATCGGCTCATTGATGACAATTATAGTGTGCCTAGCATTAGCATTACCAATAGGAATTATGTCGGGCATCTGTCTTTACGAATTTATGCCTAAAAATAGGCTCATGACCAATATTGTAGAAATTAGCATAAATAATCTTGCTGCAGTGCCTTCAATAATATTTGGTGTAGTGGGCTTAACTCTCTATCTTGGCATATTTGGGCTACCACGCTCTTCACCACTTGTTGGTGGAATGACTCTTTCATTTATGATGTTACCTAATATTATAATTGCAACAAAAAATGCCTTTGCGAATGTTCCTATTACGATAAAAGATGCAGCGTTTGCGCTCGGTGCACCTCACATCAAGGTGATATTAGATCACTCTTTGCCGATTGCATTACCAAGAATAATACATGGTACTGTACTTGCAATTGCAAGGATTTTAGGTGAATCTTCTCCTTTACTTATGATAGGTATGGTAGCATTTGTTGCTGATACACCTACGTCCTTCTTCGATCCGGCGACTGTTCTGCCTGTACAAATATACATATGGTCAAGTAGTCCTGAAATTGCATTTGTTGAACTTGCTGCTATCGCAATTATAGCTTTATTATTGGTGTTATTTGCGTTAAATTTAGTAGCAAATTTTGTAAAAAAGAAATTCGAATTTTTTAATTTTTAG
- the trmD gene encoding tRNA (guanosine(37)-N1)-methyltransferase TrmD encodes MAFNVTILTIFPEMFPGFLNYSLAGKALEKKIWNLEVINIRSFAKDKHSTVDDVPYGGGAGMVMRSDVVGDAVDSMLSVHKNTKFIYMTPSGTKFNQNIARELLEFPHITILCGRFEGIDQRIIDAYTPYELSIGDYILSGGEPAAMVVLDACIRLLPGVVNNSDSITEESFNYGGGMLEYPQYTRPEQWKGYKVPEVLLSGNHKKISDWRQKQSQVITKERRPELLNGEINDKFT; translated from the coding sequence ATGGCATTTAATGTTACAATATTAACCATATTCCCAGAAATGTTCCCCGGGTTTTTGAACTATTCTCTTGCCGGAAAAGCGTTAGAAAAAAAAATATGGAACCTTGAAGTAATAAATATTCGTTCTTTTGCGAAAGATAAACATTCAACTGTGGATGATGTTCCATATGGAGGTGGAGCAGGAATGGTTATGCGTTCTGATGTAGTTGGTGATGCAGTAGATAGTATGCTCTCTGTTCATAAAAACACTAAGTTTATTTACATGACTCCATCTGGAACTAAGTTTAATCAGAATATTGCCAGAGAATTGTTAGAGTTTCCTCATATAACAATATTGTGTGGTCGATTTGAAGGTATTGACCAAAGGATAATTGATGCGTATACTCCTTATGAGTTAAGTATCGGAGATTATATACTTTCAGGAGGTGAGCCAGCTGCGATGGTGGTTCTTGATGCATGCATTAGGCTTCTTCCAGGTGTAGTAAATAATTCCGATAGTATTACTGAAGAAAGTTTTAATTATGGTGGTGGTATGCTTGAATATCCTCAATATACTAGACCTGAGCAGTGGAAGGGATATAAAGTACCTGAGGTTTTGTTATCTGGCAATCATAAAAAAATAAGTGATTGGAGACAGAAGCAGTCTCAAGTTATAACGAAAGAGCGTCGGCCTGAATTATTGAATGGAGAGATAAATGACAAATTTACTTAA
- the purM gene encoding phosphoribosylformylglycinamidine cyclo-ligase: MNTYTRSGIDLELYNKLIKEVKPIAQETTREEVISEIGSFSALFDFAALSKKYDHPVLVSSTDGVGTKLLIAQEVNRHDTIGIDLVAMCVNDLLAQGATPLFFLDYFATGVLTKDVLLSVVKGIAEGCKQAKIALIGGETAEMPGMYGNNHYDLAGFVVGVVDKSKILPKCDAMKEGDYIVGLESNGIHSNGFSLVRHIFKDLGINYNDSSPWNNQPWKEVLLEPTKIYVDSLLPIMPKVKGIAHITGGGLIDNIPRILPKNLFANIDINSWKWPDIFLWLTKEGKIEKKEMLKTFNCGIGMVLIVSSENMQNVKNHFQKRGEKIEIIGKLDEACNPPLDRVVFS; the protein is encoded by the coding sequence ATGAATACTTATACCAGATCAGGAATAGATCTTGAACTATATAATAAGTTAATAAAAGAAGTCAAGCCTATTGCTCAAGAAACTACTAGAGAAGAAGTAATCAGCGAAATAGGTTCATTTTCTGCGTTGTTTGATTTTGCTGCACTAAGTAAGAAATATGACCATCCAGTGCTCGTTTCCTCAACTGATGGAGTAGGTACGAAACTGTTGATAGCTCAAGAAGTGAATAGGCATGATACTATAGGTATAGATTTAGTTGCAATGTGTGTAAATGACTTACTTGCACAAGGAGCAACACCTTTATTTTTCCTTGATTACTTTGCAACAGGCGTTTTGACCAAAGACGTTTTATTATCTGTGGTTAAGGGAATCGCAGAGGGGTGCAAGCAAGCTAAAATAGCATTGATTGGTGGAGAAACTGCGGAAATGCCTGGAATGTATGGCAATAATCACTATGATCTTGCAGGATTTGTAGTTGGTGTAGTTGATAAAAGCAAAATTCTTCCAAAATGTGATGCTATGAAGGAAGGTGACTATATAGTCGGCTTAGAATCAAATGGAATTCACTCAAATGGGTTTTCTTTAGTACGCCATATTTTTAAAGATTTAGGTATAAATTATAATGATTCATCTCCATGGAATAATCAGCCTTGGAAAGAAGTATTGCTCGAACCAACAAAAATATATGTTGATTCTTTGTTGCCTATTATGCCAAAGGTAAAAGGCATTGCACATATAACAGGTGGTGGCTTGATAGATAATATTCCGCGGATTCTTCCAAAAAACTTATTTGCAAACATAGACATTAATTCCTGGAAATGGCCAGATATATTTTTATGGCTAACAAAGGAGGGTAAAATAGAGAAGAAAGAAATGCTAAAAACATTTAATTGTGGTATTGGTATGGTATTGATCGTAAGTTCTGAGAATATGCAAAACGTGAAAAATCATTTCCAAAAACGTGGAGAAAAAATTGAAATTATTGGAAAACTTGATGAGGCATGTAACCCTCCACTTGATAGAGTAGTATTTAGTTAA
- a CDS encoding phosphoribosylformylglycinamidine synthase subunit PurQ, protein MKITVLSGYGLNCEKETAFAFMECSRKLGIGNIEVKIVHINDIIDNPGELKLSNILAIPGGFSYGDDTGAGNAFALRIKNNLLDEFQEFLSQDKLIIGICNGCQILVKLIPEFSSLALIHNDIGNYQCRWIRVRVNSKSNSVWLRGLNELYLPIAHGEGKFFMDQDTLNQLIEKNCTALRYIDDNSSYANLQFPHNPNGSTYDLAALSDKSGRVLALMPHPERGIFFTQQDNWPLEKEKCKRSGVAMPKYGDGMLIFENALKYFC, encoded by the coding sequence ATGAAAATCACAGTCCTATCTGGTTATGGCTTAAATTGCGAAAAAGAAACTGCATTTGCGTTTATGGAATGCAGCAGAAAACTTGGTATTGGTAATATTGAAGTAAAAATCGTTCACATTAACGATATCATAGATAATCCAGGTGAACTGAAATTAAGCAATATACTTGCAATTCCAGGGGGTTTTTCCTATGGTGATGACACTGGTGCTGGTAATGCATTTGCTTTACGTATTAAAAACAATCTGTTGGATGAGTTTCAAGAGTTTTTATCTCAGGACAAGCTGATTATAGGAATATGTAATGGTTGTCAGATATTAGTAAAATTAATTCCAGAATTCTCTAGTCTAGCTTTAATCCATAATGATATAGGCAATTATCAATGCCGTTGGATTAGAGTGAGAGTTAATTCAAAGAGTAATTCTGTTTGGCTACGGGGCCTGAATGAACTATATCTCCCTATTGCTCATGGAGAAGGCAAATTTTTTATGGATCAAGATACTTTGAATCAATTAATCGAAAAAAATTGCACAGCATTACGTTATATAGATGATAATAGTAGCTATGCTAATCTGCAATTTCCTCACAATCCAAACGGATCTACATACGATCTGGCAGCTTTATCAGATAAAAGTGGAAGAGTGCTAGCTTTAATGCCCCATCCAGAAAGGGGAATATTTTTTACCCAGCAAGATAATTGGCCTCTTGAAAAAGAAAAATGTAAACGTTCAGGAGTGGCTATGCCAAAATATGGTGATGGAATGCTTATATTTGAAAATGCACTGAAGTATTTTTGTTAA